The following are from one region of the Streptomyces fradiae genome:
- a CDS encoding methyltransferase domain-containing protein, with amino-acid sequence MSTRRHGRTAQPEPPGAERPEQSTYMLRTAATEAGRAYKEHLLRLLDIRPGQTALDGGCGPGADLPALAQRVGGTGRVIGVDRDPAMLAEARRRTAGLAQVELREGDLNAPPVADGSVDRAKIDRVLMHVPDPAAVLARLHTATAPGGLVGLVEPDWDTLAVDSEDLDTSRAFTRYTVTEAVRNATVGRSLARLAERAGFTVETVSAAAPVFRDFETADYTLGLGRNIRRAVTAGYVTEARAHRWLAGLAAGPCHASFTLVTVLARR; translated from the coding sequence ATGAGCACACGGCGGCACGGCAGGACGGCGCAGCCGGAACCTCCCGGCGCCGAACGGCCCGAGCAGAGCACGTACATGCTGCGCACGGCGGCGACGGAGGCCGGCCGGGCGTACAAGGAACACCTGCTCAGGCTCCTCGACATCCGGCCCGGCCAGACGGCGCTCGACGGCGGCTGCGGCCCCGGCGCCGACCTGCCCGCGCTCGCCCAACGCGTCGGCGGGACCGGTCGGGTGATCGGCGTCGACCGCGACCCGGCGATGCTCGCCGAGGCACGGCGCCGGACCGCCGGACTCGCGCAGGTCGAGCTGCGCGAGGGCGACCTGAACGCCCCTCCGGTGGCGGACGGTTCGGTCGACCGCGCCAAGATCGACCGGGTCCTGATGCACGTGCCCGACCCCGCCGCCGTCCTCGCCCGGCTGCACACCGCCACCGCACCCGGCGGCCTCGTCGGCCTCGTCGAACCCGACTGGGACACCCTCGCCGTCGACTCCGAGGACCTGGACACCAGCCGCGCCTTCACCCGGTACACCGTCACCGAGGCGGTCCGCAACGCCACCGTCGGCCGTTCCCTCGCCCGGCTCGCCGAGCGGGCGGGCTTCACCGTCGAGACGGTGAGCGCCGCCGCCCCCGTCTTCCGGGACTTCGAGACCGCCGACTACACGCTCGGCCTCGGCCGCAACATCCGCAGGGCCGTCACCGCCGGATACGTGACGGAGGCACGCGCCCACCGCTGGCTCGCCGGCCTCGCGGCGGGACCCTGCCACGCCTCGTTCACGCTCGTCACGGTGCTGGCCCGGCGCTGA